TCCGCGTCGCCCATCAGCCGGAACGTGTTGGTCAGGTACGCTACGTAAGCCGTGCGAATGGCCTGGGAGCGGGCATCATCCTTGAGGTAATAGTCCCGGTCGGGCATGCCCAGGCCGCCCTGGTAGAGGTTGACGGCGTATTGGGAGCTGTTCTTCCGGTCGGGGCCCACGCCGGCCCGGAAAAAAGCGCCCGTGCCCAGGCGCTGCTGCCGGGCCAGCAGGGCGGGCAGCGCCTTCCGGTCCTTAAGGGCCTGAATGCGGGCCAGCTCCGGCTGTAGGTACTTCAGGCCCGCCGCTTCAATGGCCGCTGAGTCCATGCCGGAAGCGTAGAAGTCGCCCACCTTTTGCAGGTTCGAGCCTTTGGGGGCGGCGGTATTGGCCGCGGCTTCTTCCAGAATCTGCCGCAGCGTGGCCTGGGTCCGGTCGCCGAGCAGGTTGCGCGGGCCCCAGCTGGAAGCGTAGGCCGGAATTGGGTTGTTCTTCAGCCAGTTGCCACCCGAAAACAAAAAGAAATCCTCGCAGGGCGACACCGTGCGGTCAAGGTCTTGCAGGCTGAGGCTGCGGCCCCCGCTGCTGGTGGGTGCGGCCGGAGCCGCCGCGGTAGTTGGTTGGGTAGCAGGTTGGCTGGTGGCGCAGCCGGCCAAAGCCAGCGCAACCGCCGCTGTGCCCAGGCGGGCTGCGGAAAGGTGTTTCATAGAGCAAGATGGAAAGGCGCACGGTAAGGTCGCGCGGAAGCGGGTAAGGGTTGCGCCCGGCAGCGGCGCGAAGCTTCCGCTGCGCCTATCGGTGCGGACCACAGCGCCGACAAGCACTGTTCAACACTGCGCGAAACGGGAGCTGCGCGCTACACCTGCCGTTCGTGTCAGGTCTGGCGGGGCTTGGCCCGCTCGTACTGTACAGGCCAGGCCACTTCGGCACCCAGCTCCTGGGCGGCGTGCAGGGGGAAGTACGGGTCGCGCAGGGAGGCGCGGGCCAGCAGCACCACGTCGGCTTGGCCCGAGGCAATGATTTCCTCGGCCTGCTGGGCGGTGGTAATGAGGCCGACGGCGCCGGTGGGCAGGCCAGTTTCCTGGCGCACCCGCTTGGCAAACGGCACCTGGTAGCCGGGCCCGACCGGGATGGAGGCTTGAGGCACGTTGCCGCCGGTGGAGCAGTCCAGCAGGTCCACGCCTTCGGCTTTCAGCAAGTAAGCCAGGGCTACGGTGTCGTCGGCGGTCCAGCCGCCCTCGGTCCAGTCGGTGGCCGACACGCGCACGAACAGGGGTAGGTGGTTGGGCAGTTCGGCGCGAGTGGCGCGCACCACCTCCAGCAGCAGCCGCACCCGGTTCTCGAAGGAGCCGCCGTACTGGTCGGGGCGCTGGTTGCTGAGCGGCGACAGAAACTGATGGAGCAGGTAGCCGTGGGCGGCGTGCAGCTCCACCACGTCGAAGCCCGCCGCCACGGCCCGCCGGGTGGCCGAGCGGAAGTCCTGAATGAGCCGCTCGATGTCGGCGGCGGACAGCTCGTGCGGGGCCGTTTCGGCGGGCGCGAAGGGCAGGGCGCTGGGCGCTACGGTGGGCCAGCCGCCGGCCGGTGGCGGCAGCTGCTGGCCGCCTTGCCAGGGGCTGGTGTGGCTGGCCTTGCGGCCGGCGTGGGCCAGCTGGATGCCCGGCGTGCAGCCGTGAGCCCGCAGAAAAGCGGTGATGCGCTGCAAGCCAGGTACATGGTCGTCGTGCCAGATGCCCAGGTCGTCGGGGGTAATGCGGCCCTCGGGGGCTACGGCAGTGGCTTCAAGCAAAATCAGGCCGGCCCCGCCCACGGCCCGGGAGCCCAGGTGTACCAGGTGCCAGTCGTTGACGAAGCCATCCTGGGCGCTGTACTGGCACATGGGCGAAATCACCAGTCGGTTTTTGAGCGTAATGCCGCGCAGCGGTAGCGGCGTGAAAAGCCGAATCATTCGGGTAAGGAGAAGAATGTCAAAACAAAGCCCTTTTAACCCTTGTGCCTGATTTCGGGTTTCGGAGATGCGCTATTCGGTGGTTGCTTTTCGGCGCGGGGAGCGAAATTAGGGCCGCATTATAGCTGGAGACGCCCCAGCTTACCCGCCATCAGGCCAGCAAGTCTGCGTGGTATGAGAAAAATAAAGTACACTGTCCTTATCTTTGTGTAATGTATACTTGACTTTTTGGAAAATATATATGACGTTTATGCGTCTATTTACCTAAGCGTCTAGTATCATGCTGACACAGTATTTGTTCCCTCATCGATTCAAGCGGCTCGGCCTTGTGCTTACCGGAGTGTCGTTGGTAGCGGGCTTGTTGGAATTGTACGAAGCCATAAAGCTGCCTAAGCTACTCGCCTGGTTACCAGCGGGCCTCGGCGACTGGGCACCTTTTCCAGGACCAGAGCGAGCCAACCACGACTTATGGGCTTTATTATTTATCGTGGGTGGCGTGTTGGCGGCCTGCTCCCGAGAGCAAGTAGAGGACGAGTACATTGCCAAAATCCGGCTTGCGTCGCTGCTCTGGGCTTTTTATCTGTACTACGCGTTGCTGGCTTTGTCTTTCCTGCTGTTCAGTGGCA
This region of Hymenobacter sp. YIM 151500-1 genomic DNA includes:
- a CDS encoding NADH:flavin oxidoreductase/NADH oxidase codes for the protein MIRLFTPLPLRGITLKNRLVISPMCQYSAQDGFVNDWHLVHLGSRAVGGAGLILLEATAVAPEGRITPDDLGIWHDDHVPGLQRITAFLRAHGCTPGIQLAHAGRKASHTSPWQGGQQLPPPAGGWPTVAPSALPFAPAETAPHELSAADIERLIQDFRSATRRAVAAGFDVVELHAAHGYLLHQFLSPLSNQRPDQYGGSFENRVRLLLEVVRATRAELPNHLPLFVRVSATDWTEGGWTADDTVALAYLLKAEGVDLLDCSTGGNVPQASIPVGPGYQVPFAKRVRQETGLPTGAVGLITTAQQAEEIIASGQADVVLLARASLRDPYFPLHAAQELGAEVAWPVQYERAKPRQT